One Planktothrix serta PCC 8927 DNA window includes the following coding sequences:
- a CDS encoding gamma-glutamylcyclotransferase family protein, translating to MSNQIDVFVYGTLKPGECNYQRYCQGRVIAQRPAIAFGKLYALSLGYPGMVAGEGIVQGVILSFPDPNIFLDLDQLEDYQPHRPPEQNEYQRQQIPIFNLNHQPLGLVWAYLMDMTKVQFYSGVLISDGCWTNRD from the coding sequence ATGAGTAATCAGATTGATGTGTTTGTATATGGTACTCTCAAGCCAGGGGAATGTAACTATCAACGCTATTGTCAGGGACGGGTTATAGCCCAACGTCCAGCGATCGCATTCGGAAAACTTTATGCGCTGTCTCTGGGTTATCCGGGGATGGTAGCAGGGGAGGGTATCGTCCAGGGGGTGATTTTATCCTTTCCCGACCCTAATATTTTTTTAGACCTAGATCAACTGGAAGATTATCAACCTCACCGTCCTCCTGAACAAAATGAATATCAGCGACAACAAATTCCCATATTCAATCTCAACCATCAACCCTTGGGTCTAGTTTGGGCCTATCTGATGGACATGACCAAAGTTCAGTTTTACTCAGGGGTTTTAATTTCTGATGGATGTTGGACAAATCGGGATTAA
- a CDS encoding DUF4359 domain-containing protein, with product METQSKKQNRPIIMAVAITGLMAITNPSKESYLEHLTWQLKDSACQQQQLSCTTLKNVPPGVSAAMLSSYTRRQNFLLFSIYTTDFYGVQDQTIGLGGFFL from the coding sequence ATGGAGACTCAGAGCAAAAAACAAAATCGTCCGATTATCATGGCTGTAGCAATTACAGGGTTAATGGCTATCACTAATCCCAGCAAGGAAAGTTATTTAGAACACCTGACCTGGCAATTAAAAGATTCAGCCTGTCAGCAGCAACAGTTGTCCTGCACGACTTTGAAAAATGTGCCCCCCGGAGTGAGTGCTGCAATGCTCAGTAGTTATACTCGCAGACAAAATTTTTTACTCTTTAGCATTTACACCACAGATTTTTATGGTGTACAAGATCAAACCATTGGTTTAGGTGGTTTCTTCTTATGA